Proteins encoded within one genomic window of Halorussus salilacus:
- a CDS encoding alpha/beta hydrolase — translation MSEPHPDMEAIVSDVPPLHTLSVEEARAGYADYLSVERPPASLADVQDSVVPGPDGSVPIRVYTPDGPGPFPVLVWMHGGGFLLGDVESYDPVCRVLADELDCIVVSPDYRLAPEHPFPAGLRDCYATVEWAATRTEILGADSDRLIVGGDSAGGNLAAAVSLLARDKGGPDIDYQVLVYPTTTFSYEFADGGDDDAGYFITEPDLRWSWEHYLERDIDGMSPYASPLRARDLSGLPPATVLTATFDPLQEEGIAYAERLADHGVAVEHTNYDDMIHSFFTNVAEPRVERAWEAVSEIDAHLRDAFDRETEVERLLAA, via the coding sequence ATGTCAGAGCCACACCCCGACATGGAAGCGATAGTTTCGGACGTACCCCCGCTACACACCCTCTCGGTCGAGGAGGCCCGCGCGGGGTACGCCGACTACCTCTCGGTCGAGCGACCGCCCGCGTCGCTGGCCGACGTGCAGGACAGCGTGGTTCCCGGGCCGGACGGTAGCGTTCCGATACGGGTCTACACCCCGGACGGACCCGGGCCGTTTCCGGTGCTGGTCTGGATGCACGGCGGCGGGTTCCTCCTCGGCGACGTCGAGTCCTACGACCCCGTCTGCCGGGTCCTCGCCGACGAACTGGACTGCATCGTCGTCTCGCCCGACTACCGGCTCGCGCCCGAACACCCGTTCCCGGCGGGTCTCCGCGACTGCTACGCCACCGTCGAGTGGGCGGCGACTCGGACCGAGATACTCGGTGCCGACTCGGACAGACTCATCGTCGGCGGGGACAGCGCCGGGGGCAACCTCGCGGCGGCGGTGTCGCTGCTCGCGCGCGACAAGGGCGGGCCCGACATCGACTATCAGGTGCTGGTGTATCCGACGACCACCTTCTCCTACGAGTTCGCCGACGGGGGCGACGACGACGCGGGATACTTCATCACCGAGCCCGACCTGCGGTGGTCGTGGGAACACTATCTGGAGCGGGACATCGACGGAATGAGCCCGTACGCCTCGCCGTTGCGTGCCAGAGACCTCAGCGGGCTTCCGCCCGCGACGGTCCTCACGGCCACCTTCGATCCGCTACAGGAGGAGGGAATCGCGTACGCCGAGCGACTCGCCGACCACGGGGTGGCGGTCGAACACACCAACTACGACGACATGATCCACTCGTTCTTCACGAACGTCGCCGAGCCGAGAGTCGAACGCGCGTGGGAGGCCGTTTCGGAGATCGACGCCCACCTCCGGGACGCGTTCGACCGCGAGACCGAGGTCGAACGGTTGCTCGCGGCCTGA
- the argF gene encoding ornithine carbamoyltransferase, with the protein MSDYATRAATEPNADEPPAEQPTDSSAERPTDSPDGESVGHLLDVDDLSEDDLAEVFSTAAEFKEAHYAGESHAVLPNRTLAMLFEKPSTRTRVSFETGMTQLGGHAVFLGPENTHLDRGEPVSDTARVLSRYVDAVMARVFDHDALEAMAAHSSVPVVNGLSDDAHPCQTLADLFTIYEEFGGFEDVTAAWVGDGNNVARSFAVGCAMAGVDLAMATPEGYEPDDEVLARASERGEAPELTHDPEAAVEGADVVYTDVWVSMGEEDARTEKLADFEGFQVNADLLANAPDATVMHCLPAHRGEEITGEVLESERAAVWDQAENRMHTQKALLAHLLGAK; encoded by the coding sequence ATGAGCGACTACGCGACCCGCGCCGCGACCGAACCGAACGCCGACGAACCGCCAGCCGAACAGCCGACCGACTCGTCAGCCGAACGGCCGACCGACTCGCCGGACGGCGAGTCGGTCGGCCACCTCCTCGACGTGGACGACCTCTCCGAGGACGACCTCGCAGAGGTGTTCTCGACCGCCGCGGAGTTCAAGGAAGCCCACTACGCGGGCGAGTCCCACGCGGTCCTGCCCAACAGGACGCTCGCCATGCTGTTCGAGAAGCCCAGCACGCGGACCCGGGTCTCCTTCGAGACCGGGATGACCCAACTGGGCGGTCACGCCGTCTTCCTCGGGCCGGAGAACACCCACCTCGACCGCGGGGAACCCGTCTCGGACACCGCCCGCGTCCTCTCGCGGTACGTCGACGCCGTGATGGCCCGGGTGTTCGACCACGACGCGCTCGAAGCCATGGCGGCCCACTCCTCGGTGCCGGTGGTCAACGGCCTCTCGGACGATGCCCACCCGTGCCAGACGCTGGCCGACCTGTTCACCATCTACGAGGAATTCGGCGGCTTCGAGGACGTGACCGCGGCGTGGGTCGGCGACGGCAACAACGTCGCCCGGTCGTTCGCGGTCGGGTGTGCGATGGCCGGGGTCGACCTCGCGATGGCGACCCCGGAGGGGTACGAACCCGACGACGAGGTGCTGGCGCGGGCGAGCGAGCGCGGCGAGGCCCCCGAACTCACCCACGACCCCGAGGCGGCCGTCGAGGGTGCCGACGTGGTGTACACCGACGTGTGGGTCAGCATGGGCGAGGAGGACGCCCGCACAGAGAAACTCGCCGACTTCGAGGGGTTCCAGGTCAACGCCGACCTGCTCGCGAACGCGCCCGACGCGACGGTGATGCACTGTCTGCCCGCCCACCGCGGCGAGGAGATAACGGGCGAGGTGCTGGAGAGCGAGCGGGCCGCGGTCTGGGACCAGGCCGAGAACCGGATGCACACCCAGAAGGCGCTGTTGGCGCACCTTCTCGGGGCGAAGTAG
- a CDS encoding PIN domain-containing protein encodes MSESFAFDAEPLVAYLYDEPGSDRVERILGEVYDGETDAMMSEVTATEIAYKTAWIHAEDRPSDDDLELGRRQVRNFVDGGIELVSPTDSWETAAAVKMQGGIALGDAFAVALAAERGATLLVGADDDFEDVPVSVEIEGIRTEPAT; translated from the coding sequence ATGAGCGAGTCGTTCGCGTTCGACGCCGAACCGCTCGTCGCCTATCTCTACGACGAACCGGGGTCAGACCGCGTGGAACGCATCCTCGGGGAGGTGTACGACGGGGAGACCGACGCGATGATGAGCGAAGTGACCGCGACCGAAATCGCGTACAAGACGGCGTGGATACACGCCGAGGACCGGCCGAGCGACGACGACCTCGAACTCGGTCGCCGTCAGGTTCGCAACTTCGTCGACGGCGGAATCGAACTCGTCTCCCCGACCGACTCGTGGGAAACTGCGGCGGCAGTGAAGATGCAGGGCGGAATCGCGCTCGGTGACGCGTTCGCAGTCGCACTCGCGGCCGAACGTGGTGCAACGCTTCTCGTGGGGGCCGACGACGACTTCGAGGATGTCCCCGTCTCGGTGGAAATCGAGGGAATCAGAACCGAGCCAGCGACGTAG
- a CDS encoding M48 family metallopeptidase: MRHLGLKARMAVVGSILFAFYAVAAVVAMGAFGFPLPLVALGSVAFVGVQYKVGKWAALRSVGAQDMPEDRYPEVHRRVESLSESMGIDKPRLMVASMGVPNAFAVGRKGAGTVVVSEELLRLLDPDEVEGVLAHELAHIRNRDVVMMVLGQGVASIVAIVAQWAVLLTGDNDLADFFLALVVGQITQMLVMVFVFAISRYREYVADRDAAEQVGGEPLAHALEKISRGSERAARSAATNERRSRERARDSEIDSEVSALCIFGEGGGLARLFASHPPVEKRIERLRN; encoded by the coding sequence ATGAGACACCTCGGCCTGAAGGCACGAATGGCGGTCGTCGGGTCGATACTGTTCGCGTTCTACGCCGTCGCGGCGGTCGTCGCGATGGGCGCGTTCGGATTCCCGCTCCCGCTCGTCGCACTCGGGAGCGTCGCGTTCGTCGGCGTCCAGTACAAGGTCGGCAAGTGGGCCGCGCTCCGGAGCGTCGGCGCGCAGGACATGCCCGAGGACCGATACCCGGAGGTCCATCGGCGCGTCGAATCGCTCTCGGAGTCGATGGGCATCGACAAGCCCCGGCTGATGGTCGCCAGCATGGGCGTGCCCAACGCCTTCGCGGTCGGTCGCAAGGGCGCGGGCACCGTGGTCGTCTCGGAGGAACTCCTCCGACTGCTCGACCCCGACGAGGTCGAGGGCGTCCTCGCCCACGAACTCGCCCATATCCGCAACCGCGACGTGGTGATGATGGTGCTCGGACAGGGGGTCGCCTCCATCGTCGCCATCGTCGCCCAGTGGGCGGTCCTGCTGACCGGCGACAACGACCTCGCCGACTTCTTCCTCGCTCTCGTCGTCGGCCAGATAACCCAGATGCTCGTGATGGTGTTCGTGTTCGCCATCTCGCGGTACCGCGAGTACGTCGCCGACCGCGACGCCGCCGAGCAGGTCGGCGGCGAACCCCTCGCCCACGCCCTCGAAAAGATAAGCCGGGGGAGTGAACGCGCGGCGCGAAGCGCCGCGACCAACGAGCGGCGGAGCCGCGAGCGCGCCCGCGACTCCGAGATCGACTCGGAGGTCAGCGCGCTGTGCATCTTCGGCGAGGGCGGCGGCCTCGCGCGACTGTTCGCCAGCCACCCGCCGGTCGAGAAGCGCATCGAGCGCCTCCGTAACTGA
- the serA gene encoding phosphoglycerate dehydrogenase: MKVLVTDPIADAGLDRLRDAGHEVETAYDVEGDALLSAVSDANALVVRSGTEVTEAVFEAAPELVIVGRAGIGVDNIDIESATEHGVIVANAPEGNVRAAAEHTVAMAFASARSIPQAHARLRDGEWAKGEYLGTEVNGKTLVVVGLGRVGQEVAKKLDSLGMDLVAYDPYISEDRAAQLGAELVELDECLDRADFLTVHTPLTPETEGLISEEELAQMEGGYLVNCARGGVVDEAALAEAVEDGVLAGAAVDVFADEPVSPDNPLLDVEDVVVTPHLGASTEAAQENVATSTADQIVAAFAEEPVVNALNAPSIDESAFPRVEPYIGLAETAGKIATQLLDQRIESIEVHYEGDIAEEDVDLVTASAQKGVFQPLEWQVNAVNAPQIADERGVEVTESKTRQTEDFQSLVRVTVAGDDESVSVEGTLFTGGEPRIVRVDDYRVDAIPRGHMLVARNEDAPGVIGFIGTVLGDHDINIAGMFNAREAHGGEALTVYTLDEQVPDEAKEALEADGRIIEVRYIELNGTE, translated from the coding sequence ATGAAGGTCCTCGTAACGGACCCCATCGCCGACGCGGGATTGGACCGGCTTCGAGACGCGGGTCACGAGGTCGAAACCGCCTACGACGTGGAGGGCGACGCGCTCCTCTCGGCGGTCTCCGACGCGAACGCGCTGGTGGTCCGGTCCGGAACCGAAGTCACCGAGGCGGTCTTCGAGGCCGCCCCGGAGCTCGTCATCGTGGGTCGCGCCGGTATCGGCGTCGACAACATCGACATCGAATCGGCGACCGAACACGGCGTCATCGTCGCCAACGCGCCCGAGGGCAACGTCCGCGCCGCCGCCGAACACACCGTCGCGATGGCGTTCGCCAGCGCGCGCTCGATTCCGCAGGCTCACGCCCGACTCCGCGACGGCGAGTGGGCCAAGGGCGAATACCTCGGGACCGAGGTCAACGGCAAGACGCTCGTCGTCGTCGGTCTCGGTCGCGTGGGCCAAGAGGTCGCCAAGAAGCTCGACTCGCTCGGGATGGACCTCGTCGCCTACGACCCCTACATCAGCGAGGACCGCGCCGCCCAGTTGGGCGCGGAACTGGTCGAACTCGACGAGTGTCTCGACCGCGCCGACTTCCTGACGGTCCACACGCCGCTGACCCCCGAGACCGAGGGCCTCATCTCCGAGGAGGAGCTCGCCCAGATGGAGGGCGGCTACCTCGTCAACTGCGCCCGCGGCGGCGTCGTGGACGAGGCCGCCCTCGCTGAAGCAGTCGAGGACGGCGTGCTTGCCGGGGCGGCGGTGGACGTGTTCGCCGACGAACCCGTCTCGCCCGACAACCCCCTGCTCGACGTCGAGGACGTGGTGGTCACGCCCCACCTCGGCGCGAGCACCGAGGCGGCACAGGAGAACGTCGCCACCAGCACCGCCGACCAGATCGTGGCGGCGTTCGCCGAGGAGCCGGTGGTCAACGCCCTGAACGCGCCCTCCATCGACGAGAGCGCGTTCCCCCGCGTCGAACCCTACATCGGTCTCGCCGAGACCGCCGGGAAGATCGCCACGCAACTGCTCGACCAGCGCATCGAGTCCATCGAGGTCCACTACGAGGGCGACATCGCCGAGGAGGACGTGGACCTCGTGACCGCGAGCGCCCAGAAGGGGGTGTTCCAGCCGCTCGAATGGCAGGTCAACGCGGTCAACGCCCCCCAGATCGCCGACGAGCGCGGCGTCGAAGTGACCGAATCGAAGACCCGACAGACCGAGGACTTCCAGAGCCTCGTCCGGGTGACGGTCGCTGGCGACGACGAGTCGGTCAGCGTCGAGGGCACGCTGTTCACGGGCGGCGAGCCCAGAATCGTCCGGGTGGACGATTACCGCGTCGACGCCATCCCCCGCGGTCACATGCTCGTGGCCCGCAACGAGGACGCGCCCGGCGTCATCGGCTTCATCGGCACCGTGCTCGGGGACCACGACATTAACATCGCGGGGATGTTCAACGCCCGCGAGGCTCACGGCGGCGAGGCGCTGACCGTCTACACGCTCGACGAGCAGGTGCCCGACGAGGCCAAGGAGGCGCTGGAGGCCGACGGGCGAATCATCGAAGTGCGGTACATCGAACTGAACGGGACGGAGTAG
- a CDS encoding inorganic phosphate transporter — MSLLLVVGLLVAVFVGFNIGGSNTGVAFGPAVGSGAVSKVGAAGLMSVSFLLGGWTLGRRVVDTLGGGLIQGDPFTMRVSIVVLLFIGLALFAGNVFGVPASTSMTAVGAIVGLGLAIGRLRVDAVVEIVGWWLVAPVIGFWVSAVVGRYWYDALVEKMAIHRSEGALVTLDSSGGIPRPRLGENTTPREFVGTLLVILIGCYMAFSAGASNVANAVAPLVGNGALTMNQGILLAAGATALGAFTIARRTLDTVGNDLTDLPLVAALVVAVVSASIVTVLSALGVPASFVVIATMSVVGLGWGRATVAASVPDTPRVPASSVGVPAESADAPVATDGSPSAAELYQPATTARVVVLQNVVPAVATVVAYLVFRYVPV, encoded by the coding sequence GTGAGTCTCCTGTTAGTCGTCGGTCTCCTCGTCGCGGTCTTCGTCGGATTCAACATCGGCGGGTCGAACACCGGCGTCGCCTTCGGCCCGGCAGTGGGGAGCGGAGCGGTCTCGAAGGTCGGCGCGGCCGGACTCATGAGCGTCTCGTTCCTGCTGGGCGGGTGGACCCTCGGTCGGCGCGTGGTCGACACCCTCGGGGGCGGACTCATTCAGGGCGACCCGTTCACCATGCGGGTGAGCATCGTCGTCCTGCTGTTCATCGGTCTCGCGCTGTTCGCCGGGAACGTCTTCGGCGTGCCCGCCTCCACCTCGATGACCGCCGTCGGGGCAATCGTGGGGCTGGGCCTCGCCATCGGGCGGCTTCGGGTGGACGCGGTCGTCGAAATCGTCGGCTGGTGGCTCGTCGCGCCGGTCATCGGCTTCTGGGTCAGCGCGGTCGTCGGCCGGTACTGGTACGACGCGCTGGTCGAGAAGATGGCCATCCATCGCAGCGAGGGCGCGCTGGTGACCCTCGACTCGTCGGGCGGGATTCCGCGACCCCGACTCGGCGAGAACACCACGCCCCGGGAGTTCGTGGGCACCCTCCTCGTGATACTCATCGGGTGTTACATGGCGTTCTCGGCGGGCGCGAGCAACGTCGCCAACGCGGTCGCGCCCCTCGTCGGGAACGGTGCGCTCACGATGAATCAGGGCATCCTGCTGGCGGCCGGGGCCACCGCGCTCGGAGCGTTCACCATCGCCCGGCGGACCCTCGACACCGTCGGCAACGACCTCACCGACCTTCCGCTGGTGGCCGCGCTCGTGGTCGCGGTCGTGAGCGCGTCCATCGTCACGGTGCTGTCGGCGCTGGGCGTTCCCGCGAGCTTCGTCGTCATCGCCACGATGAGCGTGGTCGGTCTCGGCTGGGGTCGGGCGACCGTCGCCGCGAGCGTCCCGGACACCCCGCGAGTCCCGGCCTCCAGTGTGGGCGTCCCGGCCGAGAGCGCCGACGCGCCCGTCGCCACCGACGGGTCGCCCTCCGCGGCCGAACTCTACCAGCCAGCCACGACCGCGCGGGTCGTCGTCCTCCAGAACGTCGTTCCCGCGGTCGCGACCGTCGTGGCGTACCTCGTCTTCCGGTACGTTCCGGTGTAG
- the thrC gene encoding threonine synthase, translating to MTLTLADAGAESPPDRADDGVWLTCIECGDRYPPFEAVRYTCESCGGLLEVRYGDLPTFEDFEARGEQGRRGVWRYADALPFDSGVSIDEGDTPLYEVPTIEDETGVADLRVKHEGMNPTGSFKDRGMTVGVKVAERLGVDRLACASTGNTSAALACYGARADTEVLVLLPAGKVAAGKVAQASLHGARILEVDGNFDACLDIVSDLADRGEAYLLNSLNPFRLEGQKTIGLEIVEQFRDQTGDLPDRIVLPVGNAGNTAALFKAFRELVAAGELAPEEVPALTGVQAEGAAPMVEAVENGWDEVRRWESVETRATAIRIGNPVNAPKALPGIRETDGTAVAVSDEEITDAQRALARDGVGVEPASAASVAGLRKLRESGEISADEQVVCLTTGHLLKDPDAAAAAGAEPEPVPADTDGVLEHLGE from the coding sequence ATGACGCTAACGCTGGCCGACGCCGGAGCCGAGTCGCCGCCCGACCGAGCAGACGACGGCGTCTGGCTGACCTGCATCGAGTGCGGAGACCGGTATCCGCCGTTCGAGGCGGTCCGCTACACCTGCGAGTCGTGCGGCGGCCTCCTCGAAGTCCGGTACGGAGACCTCCCGACCTTCGAGGACTTCGAGGCGCGGGGTGAGCAGGGACGCCGAGGGGTCTGGCGATACGCCGACGCGCTCCCGTTCGACTCGGGCGTGAGCATCGACGAGGGCGACACTCCCCTCTACGAGGTGCCGACCATCGAGGACGAGACGGGCGTCGCCGACCTCCGGGTCAAACACGAGGGGATGAACCCCACGGGGAGCTTCAAGGACCGCGGGATGACGGTCGGGGTGAAGGTCGCCGAGCGACTCGGCGTCGACCGACTCGCGTGCGCCTCGACGGGCAACACCAGCGCCGCGCTGGCGTGCTACGGCGCGCGGGCCGACACCGAGGTCCTCGTCCTCCTGCCCGCCGGGAAGGTCGCGGCGGGCAAGGTCGCGCAGGCCAGCCTCCACGGCGCGCGCATCCTCGAAGTCGACGGCAACTTCGACGCCTGCCTCGACATCGTCTCGGACCTCGCCGACCGCGGGGAGGCCTACCTCCTCAACTCCCTCAACCCCTTCCGACTGGAGGGCCAGAAGACCATCGGCCTCGAAATCGTCGAGCAGTTCCGCGACCAGACCGGCGACCTCCCCGACCGCATCGTCCTGCCGGTCGGCAACGCGGGCAACACCGCGGCGCTGTTCAAGGCGTTCCGCGAACTGGTCGCCGCCGGGGAACTCGCACCCGAAGAGGTGCCAGCCCTGACCGGCGTGCAGGCCGAGGGCGCGGCCCCGATGGTCGAGGCCGTCGAGAACGGGTGGGACGAGGTCCGACGCTGGGAGTCGGTCGAGACCCGCGCGACCGCCATCCGCATCGGCAACCCCGTCAACGCGCCGAAGGCCCTGCCCGGTATCCGGGAGACCGACGGCACCGCGGTCGCGGTGTCGGACGAGGAGATAACCGACGCCCAGCGCGCGCTGGCGCGCGACGGCGTCGGCGTCGAGCCCGCGAGCGCCGCCTCGGTCGCGGGACTCCGGAAGCTCCGCGAGTCAGGCGAGATATCGGCCGACGAGCAGGTCGTCTGCCTGACGACCGGCCACCTGCTGAAGGACCCCGACGCCGCGGCCGCCGCGGGAGCGGAGCCCGAGCCGGTCCCGGCCGACACCGACGGCGTGCTGGAACACCTCGGCGAGTAG
- a CDS encoding aspartate aminotransferase family protein, which produces MTGGFVYSEKPIAVERGEGPHLYDANGAQFLDFGASYGVAAVGHCHPAVVSAVQSQVEELTFVQASYPNSARDGLYEKLAAVAPAGLENVWLCNSGTEANEAAIKFARSATGNSKVVAAMQGFHGRTMGSLAATWKPKYKKPFEPLAGGFEFVPYGDEDALAEAVDDETAAVLLEPIQGEGGVNPAPEGYLQFAREATEETGSALILDEIQTGLGRTGALWACEKRGVVPDILTSAKGLGGGLPVGATLCADWVAEDSGPHGSTFSGGPVVSAAAEATLSVIVEEDLPENAASVGEHLQSKLRGSELPIRTVRGEGLLLGVEVGRGANAALKRLAMDHGILALPAGRTVVRLLPPLVVEESHADEVVEALESTLAEVTA; this is translated from the coding sequence ATGACGGGCGGCTTCGTCTACTCGGAAAAGCCCATCGCCGTCGAGCGCGGCGAGGGACCGCACCTCTACGACGCGAACGGCGCGCAGTTCCTCGACTTCGGCGCGAGCTACGGGGTCGCCGCGGTGGGTCACTGCCACCCCGCGGTCGTCTCGGCCGTCCAATCGCAGGTCGAGGAACTGACCTTCGTGCAGGCCAGCTATCCGAACTCCGCACGCGACGGCCTCTACGAGAAGCTCGCGGCGGTCGCGCCCGCGGGACTGGAGAACGTCTGGCTCTGTAACTCCGGGACGGAGGCCAACGAGGCCGCCATCAAGTTCGCGCGGAGCGCCACCGGGAACTCGAAGGTGGTCGCCGCGATGCAGGGGTTCCACGGCCGGACGATGGGGTCGCTCGCGGCGACGTGGAAGCCCAAGTACAAGAAACCGTTCGAACCCCTCGCCGGGGGCTTCGAGTTCGTCCCCTACGGCGACGAGGACGCGCTTGCAGAGGCCGTCGACGACGAGACCGCGGCGGTCCTGCTCGAACCGATTCAGGGCGAGGGCGGCGTGAATCCGGCCCCGGAGGGCTACCTCCAGTTCGCACGCGAGGCCACCGAGGAGACCGGGTCGGCCCTGATACTCGACGAGATTCAGACCGGCCTCGGCCGTACCGGGGCGCTGTGGGCCTGCGAGAAGCGCGGGGTCGTCCCCGATATCCTGACCTCCGCGAAGGGCCTCGGCGGCGGCCTCCCGGTCGGCGCGACCCTCTGTGCCGACTGGGTCGCCGAGGATTCGGGACCCCACGGCTCGACCTTCTCGGGCGGGCCGGTCGTGAGCGCGGCGGCCGAAGCCACGCTCTCAGTCATCGTCGAGGAGGACCTGCCCGAGAACGCCGCGTCGGTCGGCGAACATCTCCAGTCGAAACTGAGGGGTTCCGAGCTACCGATTCGCACGGTCCGCGGCGAGGGCCTGTTGCTCGGCGTCGAAGTCGGCAGGGGGGCGAACGCCGCGCTGAAGCGCCTCGCGATGGACCACGGGATTCTGGCGCTCCCGGCGGGTCGGACCGTGGTGCGTCTGCTCCCGCCGCTCGTGGTCGAGGAGTCCCACGCCGACGAAGTGGTCGAAGCGCTCGAATCGACCCTCGCGGAGGTGACGGCGTGA
- a CDS encoding AbrB/MazE/SpoVT family DNA-binding domain-containing protein, translating to MRSKTDGGAVVRVSKKGQTTIPKFLREKFDIDAPGRVRFRETNDGEIVVEPVPHPTDLRGSLADETDESGAVWSELDRLRAREKEGERNDLDALVDEDR from the coding sequence ATGAGAAGTAAGACCGACGGCGGGGCGGTCGTTCGAGTCTCGAAGAAGGGACAGACGACCATCCCGAAGTTCCTCCGGGAGAAGTTCGACATCGACGCGCCCGGTCGCGTCCGGTTCCGCGAGACCAATGACGGGGAAATCGTCGTCGAACCGGTACCGCATCCGACCGACCTCCGGGGGTCGCTCGCCGACGAGACCGACGAGTCGGGGGCCGTCTGGTCGGAGTTAGACCGACTTCGAGCGAGGGAGAAGGAAGGCGAGCGAAACGACCTCGACGCCCTCGTGGACGAGGATCGATGA
- a CDS encoding [LysW]-lysine hydrolase → MSASAAEADETARDLLEALVSIPSPSGEEREAAERLAAFFEERDREVWLDEVGNVRAPADDSVLLTSHVDTVPGEIPVGVEESGDGAKELWGRGSVDATGPLAAMAVVAVRTGVSFVGVVGEETDSRGARFLVEDRDAPDAVINGEPSGWDGVTLGYRGFLSGEYAVATDSAHTSRPEPNAIQEAMAWWSRVEEAFEEEDDTPVFERVTAKPVVFSGGTADDGLSVEASAEVQFRIPPGESAAGIRETVEAELDAGKIAWGDPIPPVMESPRTEVARAFRAAIRRAGGDPRLLRKTGTSDMNLYAGAWDRPMATYGPGDSELDHAPNERLDLGDLDRAVAVLEDVCETLQS, encoded by the coding sequence GTGAGCGCGAGCGCCGCCGAGGCCGACGAGACGGCCCGCGACCTGCTCGAAGCCCTCGTGTCGATTCCCTCACCCTCGGGCGAGGAGCGCGAGGCCGCCGAGCGACTCGCGGCCTTCTTCGAGGAGCGCGACCGCGAGGTGTGGCTCGACGAGGTCGGCAACGTCCGCGCGCCCGCCGACGACTCGGTCCTGCTGACCTCCCACGTCGACACCGTGCCGGGCGAGATTCCGGTCGGCGTCGAGGAAAGCGGGGACGGGGCGAAGGAACTCTGGGGCCGGGGGAGCGTCGACGCCACGGGGCCGCTCGCCGCGATGGCGGTCGTCGCCGTCCGGACGGGCGTCAGCTTCGTCGGCGTCGTCGGCGAGGAGACCGATTCGCGCGGGGCCCGATTTCTGGTCGAGGACCGCGACGCGCCCGACGCCGTAATCAACGGCGAACCCTCGGGCTGGGACGGCGTGACCCTCGGCTACCGGGGCTTCCTGTCGGGAGAGTACGCGGTCGCCACCGACTCGGCTCACACCTCCCGGCCCGAGCCGAACGCGATTCAGGAGGCGATGGCGTGGTGGTCGCGGGTCGAGGAGGCGTTCGAGGAGGAAGACGACACGCCCGTCTTCGAGCGAGTCACCGCCAAGCCGGTCGTGTTCTCCGGCGGGACCGCCGACGACGGTCTCTCGGTCGAGGCCAGCGCCGAGGTTCAGTTCCGGATTCCGCCCGGCGAGTCGGCCGCCGGGATTCGCGAGACTGTCGAGGCAGAGCTGGACGCTGGCAAAATCGCGTGGGGCGATCCGATTCCCCCCGTGATGGAGAGTCCCCGGACCGAGGTCGCGCGGGCGTTCCGAGCGGCGATTCGACGAGCGGGGGGCGACCCCCGATTACTTCGCAAGACCGGAACCAGCGACATGAACCTCTACGCCGGGGCGTGGGACCGCCCGATGGCGACCTACGGCCCCGGCGACTCCGAGTTGGACCACGCGCCGAACGAACGCCTCGACCTCGGGGACCTCGACCGCGCGGTCGCGGTCCTCGAAGACGTCTGCGAGACCCTGCAATCATGA